From a region of the Lactuca sativa cultivar Salinas chromosome 4, Lsat_Salinas_v11, whole genome shotgun sequence genome:
- the LOC128133784 gene encoding probable inactive receptor kinase At1g48480 has product MADDRENNLEFIQENNKTYNLHDLLSSDAMLIGKGNLGNTYKVFLKIGEVVVVKRLRGQFVYGISKENLQELGEVSHENLLPFKAYMFSKHEHLLVYDYMPFGSLYSLLHGGKGNMGLHWETRMKVAYGVARGIEHIHGRGRGVCHGNIRSSNVFLNKSYVAQISEFGISQLFSNIGLSSEYSAPEVKRANQQRDVYSFGVLVLELCTGKDLVKEEEGFSLAKWVRLMFQEKEMIDVFDEGLRVYKKEKIRVQMVQMLELAICCTFENFKKRPLISAVVKRIDEVLCLRTYCSQKSRNVLDLN; this is encoded by the exons ATGGCTGATGATAGAGAAAATAATCTGGAGTTCATTCAAGAAAACAACAAAACGTATAATTTGCATGATTTGTTGTCTTCTGATGCTATGTTGATTGGGAAGGGCAATCTAGGAAATACTTACAAGGTTTTCTTGAAGATTGGTGAAGTTGTGGTTGTCAAGAGATTGAGAGGACAATTTGTTTATGGAATAAGCAAAGAAAATCTTCAAGAACTAGGAGAAGTTTCTCATGAAAATTTGTTGCCTTTTAAAGCATACATGTTTTCAAAGCATGAACACCTTCTTGTTTATGATTACATGCCCTTTGGTAGTTTGTATTCTCTTTTACATG GAGGTAAAGGTAATATGGGTTTGCATTGGGAGACTCGAATGAAGGTTGCTTATGGTGTAGCTCGTGGTATCGAGCATATCCATGGACGAGGTCGTGGTGTTTGTCATGGAAACATAAGATCATCGAATGTATTCTTAAATAAATCCTATGTTGCTCAGATTTCTGAATTTGGAATATCTCAGTTATTTAGTAACATCGGTTTATCATCTGAATACTCTGCACCAGAAGTCAAACGTGCAAACCAACAACGTGATGTTTATAGCTTTGGGGTTTTGGTTCTTGAACTTTGTACGGGTAAGGATTTGGttaaagaagaagagggatttagCCTTGCGAAATGGGTGAGACTGATGTTCCAAGAAAAGGAAATGATAGATGTTTTTGATGAGGGGCTTCGTGTGTACAAGAAGGAAAAGATCCGGGTGCAAATGGTGCAAATGTTAGAACTTGCGATATGTTGCACTTTTGAGAATTTTAAGAAGAGACCGTTAATTTCGGCAGTAGTTAAACGAATAGATGAGGTTTTGTGTCTCCGTACATATTGCTCCCAAAAATCTCGAAATGTTTTAGATTTAAATTAA
- the LOC111915834 gene encoding protein TIFY 6A isoform X1: MERDFMGLNSKEEAIEAGDSRRTGNHSGVQVQQRSPVQLTIFYKGTVNVYDDMSPEKAQAIMLLAGNGVHVSQPMTTAPSSPVSISPSTGTGSRAAMDATKAMSSLRRVMQSAVPQMRGASLARFLEKRKERVMASAPYNLGKSTLPGSSSRMNKDDKK, encoded by the exons ATGGAGAGGGATTTCATGGGTTTGAATTCTAAGGAAGAAGCCATTGAAGCAG GTGATAGTAGGCGGACTGGAAATCATTCTGGTGTACAAGTACAACAACGTAGTCCGGTTCAGTTAACCATCTTTTACAAGGGTACTGTGAACGTGTACGATGATATGTCCCCTGAAAAG GCACAAGCCATAATGTTATTAGCCGGAAACGGGGTCCACGTGAGTCAACCAATGACCACCGCCCCCTCGAGCCCAGTGTCGATCAGTCCATCGACTGGCACAGGCTCAAGGGCAGCAATGGATGCTACAAAAGCCATGAGCTCGCTTCGACGAGTCATGCAGTCAG CGGTTCCCCAGATGAGGGGAGCATCTTTGGCTCGGTTTCTTGAGAAGCGAAAGGAAAG AGTGATGGCTTCAGCACCTTATAACCTTGGTAAAAGTACATTACCTGGATCAAGTAGCAGAATGAATAAAGATGATAAGAAGTAA
- the LOC111915834 gene encoding protein TIFY 6A isoform X2 — protein MERDFMGLNSKEEAIEAGDSRRTGNHSGVQVQQRSPVQLTIFYKGTVNVYDDMSPEKAQAIMLLAGNGVHVSQPMTTAPSSPVSISPSTGTGSRAAMDATKAMSSLRRVMQSAVPQMRGASLARFLEKRKERYE, from the exons ATGGAGAGGGATTTCATGGGTTTGAATTCTAAGGAAGAAGCCATTGAAGCAG GTGATAGTAGGCGGACTGGAAATCATTCTGGTGTACAAGTACAACAACGTAGTCCGGTTCAGTTAACCATCTTTTACAAGGGTACTGTGAACGTGTACGATGATATGTCCCCTGAAAAG GCACAAGCCATAATGTTATTAGCCGGAAACGGGGTCCACGTGAGTCAACCAATGACCACCGCCCCCTCGAGCCCAGTGTCGATCAGTCCATCGACTGGCACAGGCTCAAGGGCAGCAATGGATGCTACAAAAGCCATGAGCTCGCTTCGACGAGTCATGCAGTCAG CGGTTCCCCAGATGAGGGGAGCATCTTTGGCTCGGTTTCTTGAGAAGCGAAAGGAAAGGTATG AGTGA
- the LOC128133389 gene encoding uncharacterized protein LOC128133389: protein MEESPDTMDDYMRMSERTARETWKGQYASGHHGSRSLVLEADASQDLWIWHAFFGVAGSNNDVNVLDQSLIFDDLLNGKTLDAPFTVNGNEYKYGYYLTNGIYPQYSTFVKAFRHPVEERDKFFKRRQERARKDVERAFGVLKVKWHIVEHAARPLDLETLRYIMYVCIIMHNMIEEDKGQNIAHYIPTEPRHVQFQPGTADYLHRIVDIQDANKHRQLREDLVDYIFYGNNNDNE from the exons ATGGAGGAGTCACCTGACACCATGGACGACTATATGAGAATGTCTgaaagaaccgcaagagaga CATGGAAAGGGCAATACGCAAGTGGTCATCACGGATCACGTTCGTTGGTTTTAGAGGCTGATGCTTCTCAAGATCTATGGATTTGGCATGCATTTTTTGGGGTTGCGGGTTCTAACAACGACGTCAACGTTCTTGATCAGTCGCTAATATTCGACGATCTTTTGAATGGAAAAACTCTGGATGCTCCTTTCACGGTGAATGGAAacgaatacaaatatgggtattacCTTACAAATGGAATATATCCTCAGTATTCCACATTCGTGAAGGCATTTCGCCACCCGGTTGAAGAACGAGACAAATTTTTTAAGAGAAGACAAGAAAGAGCACGTAAGGATGTGGAACGTGCTTTTGGAGTGCTGAAGGTAAAGTGGCATATAGTCGAACATGCAGCACGACCATTGGATTTAGAAACTCTACGATATATCATGTATGtatgtatcataatgcataacatgaTAGAAGAAGATAAAGGGCAAAATATTGCACACTATATCCCAACGGAACCCAGACACGTTCAGTTTCAACCAGGAACAGCAGATTATTTGCATCGTATTGTTGACATTCAGGACGCAAATAAACACAGACAACTTCGAGAGGACTTAGTGGATTATATCTTCTATGGTAACAATAACGATAACGAATAg
- the LOC111915819 gene encoding uncharacterized protein LOC111915819, whose amino-acid sequence MALEWVVLGYATGAEAIMVLLLTMPGLGPLRKGLVHVIHSLLKPFFSVVPFSVFLFMDIYYKYENYRQLCESPDSSCTPTEQLHQQKSFMKSQRNVLLIISALVFYWLLYSVTHMIVTVEQLNARIEKLKNKD is encoded by the coding sequence ATGGCGTTAGAATGGGTGGTGCTAGGGTACGCTACAGGCGCAGAAGCAATCATGGTCCTTCTTCTCACGATGCCAGGTCTTGGTCCGCTCCGAAAAGGGTTGGTCCACGTCATCCACAGCCTTCTGAAACCATTCTTCTCCGTCGTCCCATTTTCCGTGTTTCTGTTCATGGATATCTACTACAAATACGAAAACTACAGACAGCTTTGTGAATCGCCTGATTCCAGCTGTACCCCAACAGAGCAATTGCATCAACAGAAATCTTTCATGAAGAGCCAGCGTAACGTTTTGTTGATCATCTCCGCTTTGGTTTTTTACTGGTTGTTGTACTCCGTCACTCATATGATCGTCACGGTTGAACAGTTGAATGCCAGGATTGAGAAATTGAAGAACAAGGATTGA